A portion of the Streptococcus urinalis 2285-97 genome contains these proteins:
- the tpiA gene encoding triose-phosphate isomerase, with protein sequence MSRKPFIAGNWKMNKNPEEAKAFIEAVASKLPSSDLVEAGIAAPALTLSSVLEVAKGSELKVAAQNSYFENSGAFTGENSPKVIAEMGADYIVIGHSERRDYFHETDEDINKKAKAIFANGLLPIICCGESLETYEAGKAVEFVGAQVSAALKDLTAEQVSSLVIAYEPIWAIGTGKSATQDDAQNMCKAVRDVIAADFGQDVADKVRVQYGGSVKPENVASYMACPDVDGALVGGASLEAESFLALLDFVQ encoded by the coding sequence ATGTCACGTAAACCATTTATCGCTGGTAACTGGAAAATGAACAAAAACCCAGAAGAAGCTAAAGCATTTATCGAAGCTGTAGCATCTAAATTACCATCATCAGATCTTGTTGAAGCTGGTATTGCAGCTCCTGCATTGACTTTATCAAGTGTATTAGAAGTTGCTAAAGGTTCAGAATTGAAAGTAGCTGCTCAAAATTCTTATTTTGAAAATTCAGGTGCTTTTACTGGTGAAAATAGTCCCAAAGTCATTGCAGAAATGGGAGCTGATTACATTGTAATTGGTCACTCAGAACGTCGTGATTACTTCCATGAAACTGATGAAGATATCAATAAAAAAGCAAAAGCAATTTTTGCAAATGGTTTGCTACCAATCATTTGTTGTGGTGAATCACTTGAAACTTACGAAGCTGGTAAAGCAGTAGAATTTGTTGGTGCACAAGTTTCAGCTGCATTAAAAGATTTAACTGCAGAACAAGTTTCTTCTTTAGTAATTGCTTATGAACCAATCTGGGCTATTGGTACTGGTAAATCTGCTACTCAAGATGATGCACAAAACATGTGTAAAGCTGTTCGTGATGTTATAGCTGCTGATTTTGGTCAAGACGTTGCTGACAAAGTACGTGTTCAATATGGTGGTTCAGTTAAACCTGAAAATGTTGCATCATACATGGCATGTCCAGATGTTGACGGTGCTCTTGTTGGTGGTGCTTCACTAGAAGCAGAAAGTTTCCTAGCTTTATTAGATTTTGTACAATAA
- a CDS encoding peptidoglycan bridge formation glycyltransferase FemA/FemB family protein, with protein MLNIKEVDWETFTKSQENFPQQNFLQTGQMARLQALRGRDVSCLLVFEDETIVGQLLVQYRKIKRFFKEALILHGPIYSNQDQALISQLIASLESYFKKQKVAKISYFPYVIETIKDNQLQTVQSQLNGELIKSFSTAGYQRAFDKEQEMIINTQFVKPLETIHTKEELLENLIPSVKRDIKKSQAMQVKIEELNVENLDEFYHILQMTGERKGFSIQEFDYFKSIKEQFKEHAKFMLAYLDCEAYQNYLNQNISSFETKIKELEDRPQKKRTKGQIADAKDQLRSYYKRQEEFDHMSIQGNKLPLSSYLFMCYGNEIVSFQGGNDERYMNFCAATLIHWEMLQYAINNQYQLFNFYGTTETEMANAGKGNFKFKSQFGGQLDILVGEFYKILNPVLKIIN; from the coding sequence ATGTTAAACATCAAAGAAGTCGACTGGGAAACATTCACAAAGAGTCAAGAAAATTTTCCACAACAAAATTTTCTACAAACTGGGCAAATGGCAAGATTACAAGCCTTACGAGGTAGAGATGTCTCTTGTCTACTTGTTTTTGAAGATGAAACAATTGTTGGACAGTTGCTTGTTCAATATCGAAAAATCAAACGTTTTTTTAAAGAAGCTCTCATTTTACACGGTCCAATATACTCAAATCAAGATCAAGCACTGATAAGCCAATTAATAGCTTCATTGGAGTCCTACTTCAAAAAACAAAAGGTTGCAAAAATAAGCTATTTCCCTTATGTTATAGAAACAATAAAGGATAACCAACTACAGACGGTTCAATCACAATTAAACGGTGAACTCATTAAATCATTTTCAACTGCTGGATATCAAAGGGCTTTTGATAAAGAACAAGAAATGATAATAAATACTCAATTTGTGAAACCTCTGGAGACTATTCATACAAAAGAGGAACTTCTTGAGAATTTAATCCCTTCTGTAAAAAGAGATATCAAAAAATCTCAGGCCATGCAGGTTAAAATTGAGGAACTAAATGTTGAAAATTTAGATGAATTTTATCATATTCTCCAAATGACTGGAGAACGAAAAGGATTTTCAATACAAGAATTTGACTACTTTAAATCAATCAAGGAACAATTCAAAGAACATGCAAAATTTATGCTAGCATATCTTGATTGTGAGGCTTACCAGAACTATTTAAATCAAAATATCTCGTCTTTTGAAACAAAAATAAAAGAACTGGAAGATAGACCTCAGAAAAAAAGAACAAAAGGTCAAATTGCAGATGCAAAAGATCAATTAAGATCATATTATAAACGTCAAGAAGAATTTGATCACATGTCAATCCAAGGGAATAAATTACCATTGTCATCATATCTATTTATGTGCTATGGAAATGAAATAGTAAGTTTCCAAGGTGGAAACGATGAACGATATATGAACTTTTGTGCAGCTACTCTCATTCATTGGGAAATGTTGCAGTATGCTATTAATAATCAATACCAACTTTTTAATTTTTATGGTACGACTGAAACTGAAATGGCTAATGCTGGAAAAGGTAATTTTAAATTCAAAAGTCAGTTTGGTGGACAACTTGATATTTTAGTTGGCGAGTTTTATAAAATATTGAATCCCGTTTTAAAAATAATAAACTAA
- the tuf gene encoding elongation factor Tu — translation MAKEKYDRSKPHVNIGTIGHVDHGKTTLTAAITTVLARRLPTAVNQPKDYASIDAAPEERERGITINTAHVEYETEKRHYAHIDAPGHADYVKNMITGAAQMDGAILVVASTDGPMPQTREHILLSRQVGVKNLIVFMNKVDLVDDEELLELVEMEIRDLLSEYDFPGDDLPVIQGSALKALEGDSKYEDIIMELMNVVDDYIPEPERDTDKPLLLPVEDVFSITGRGTVASGRIDRGTVKVNDEVEIVGIKEDIKKAVVTGVEMFRKQLDEGLAGDNVGVLLRGIQRDEIERGQVLAKPGSIHPHTKFKGEVYILSKEEGGRHTPFFNNYRPQFYFRTTDVTGSIELPAGTEMVMPGDNVTIDVELIHPIAVEQGTTFSIREGGRTVGSGIVSEIEA, via the coding sequence ATGGCAAAAGAAAAATACGATCGTAGTAAACCACACGTTAACATTGGTACAATCGGACACGTTGACCATGGTAAAACTACTTTAACAGCTGCAATTACAACTGTTTTAGCACGTCGCTTACCAACTGCAGTTAACCAACCAAAAGATTATGCTTCTATCGATGCTGCTCCAGAAGAGCGCGAACGCGGAATCACAATCAACACTGCACACGTTGAGTACGAAACTGAAAAACGTCACTATGCTCACATCGACGCTCCAGGACACGCGGACTACGTTAAAAATATGATCACTGGTGCCGCTCAAATGGACGGAGCTATCCTTGTAGTTGCTTCAACTGACGGACCAATGCCACAAACTCGTGAACATATCCTTCTTTCACGTCAAGTTGGTGTTAAAAACCTTATCGTTTTCATGAACAAAGTTGACCTTGTTGATGATGAAGAATTGTTAGAATTAGTTGAAATGGAAATTCGTGACCTTCTTTCAGAATACGATTTCCCAGGTGATGATCTACCAGTTATCCAAGGTTCAGCTCTTAAAGCTCTTGAAGGTGATTCAAAATACGAAGACATCATCATGGAATTGATGAATGTTGTTGATGACTATATTCCAGAACCAGAACGTGATACTGATAAACCTTTACTTCTTCCAGTCGAAGACGTATTCTCAATCACTGGACGTGGTACTGTTGCTTCAGGACGTATCGACCGTGGTACTGTTAAAGTCAATGACGAAGTTGAAATCGTTGGTATCAAAGAAGACATCAAGAAAGCTGTTGTTACTGGTGTAGAAATGTTCCGTAAACAACTTGATGAAGGTCTTGCTGGTGATAACGTTGGTGTGCTTTTACGTGGTATCCAACGTGACGAAATCGAACGTGGACAAGTTCTTGCTAAACCAGGTTCAATTCATCCACATACTAAATTCAAAGGTGAAGTTTACATCCTTTCTAAAGAAGAAGGTGGACGTCATACTCCATTCTTCAACAACTATCGTCCACAATTCTATTTCCGTACAACTGACGTAACAGGTTCAATCGAACTTCCAGCAGGTACAGAAATGGTTATGCCTGGTGATAACGTAACAATCGATGTTGAATTGATTCACCCAATCGCCGTTGAACAAGGTACTACTTTCTCAATTCGTGAAGGTGGACGTACTGTTGGTTCAGGTATCGTTTCAGAAATTGAAGCTTAA
- the ftsW gene encoding cell division peptidoglycan polymerase FtsW produces the protein MKIDKRHLLNYSILLPYLILSVIGLIIVYSTTSATLIQYHLNPFRSVINQGMFWLVSLIAITFIYKLKLNFLKNSKVLTVALLVEVILLFIARFFTKEVNGAHGWIVLGPISFQPAEYLKVLMVWFLALTFQRRQTDIQKYDYQALTKNKWIPRSTSDLKDWRFYSLFMILLVAAQPDLGNAAIIVLTLLLMYSVSGIGYRWFSAILTVIVSVSAFFIGLTAIVGVDKMAKVPLFGYVAKRFSAFFNPFHDLSGAGHQLANSYYAMSNGGWFGLGLGNSIEKRGYLPEAQTDFVFSIVIEELGLIGAALILALVFFLILRILHVGIKAKDPFNAMMALGVGGMILMQIFVNIGGISGLIPSTGVTFPFLSQGGNSLLVLSVAIGFVLNIDANEKREEILREVEQDDNYFSESYSNDTNVININQFQ, from the coding sequence ATGAAGATTGATAAAAGGCATTTGCTTAATTACTCGATATTGTTGCCTTATTTAATTTTATCGGTCATTGGACTAATAATTGTATACTCTACAACGAGTGCAACCTTAATTCAATACCACTTAAATCCTTTTAGGTCAGTAATTAACCAAGGAATGTTTTGGCTAGTTAGTTTGATTGCTATTACCTTTATTTACAAATTAAAGTTAAACTTCCTAAAAAATTCAAAAGTACTTACTGTTGCATTATTGGTAGAAGTAATCCTTCTTTTTATAGCACGTTTCTTCACTAAAGAAGTAAATGGTGCTCATGGCTGGATTGTTTTAGGCCCAATCAGTTTTCAACCTGCAGAATACTTAAAAGTTTTAATGGTTTGGTTTTTAGCATTAACTTTTCAGCGTAGGCAGACAGACATCCAAAAATACGATTATCAAGCTCTGACAAAAAATAAGTGGATCCCAAGATCGACTTCTGACTTAAAGGACTGGCGATTTTATTCTCTCTTTATGATTTTATTAGTTGCAGCACAACCAGATTTAGGAAATGCAGCTATTATTGTTTTAACATTATTATTAATGTATTCAGTTAGTGGGATAGGTTACCGTTGGTTTTCAGCCATATTAACAGTTATTGTTAGTGTTTCGGCTTTCTTTATTGGCTTAACCGCCATTGTTGGTGTTGATAAGATGGCTAAGGTGCCATTGTTTGGTTATGTTGCTAAACGGTTTAGTGCTTTCTTTAATCCATTTCATGACTTATCTGGTGCGGGTCACCAACTAGCTAATTCATACTATGCTATGAGTAATGGTGGTTGGTTTGGACTGGGACTAGGTAATTCAATTGAAAAAAGAGGCTATCTACCTGAAGCACAAACAGACTTTGTTTTTTCTATTGTAATCGAAGAACTTGGTTTAATTGGGGCAGCATTAATCTTAGCTCTAGTATTCTTTTTGATATTAAGAATTTTACATGTGGGAATAAAAGCTAAAGATCCATTTAACGCTATGATGGCTCTGGGAGTTGGTGGCATGATTTTGATGCAAATATTTGTCAATATTGGAGGTATATCAGGACTGATTCCTTCAACCGGTGTCACATTTCCTTTTTTATCACAGGGTGGTAATAGTTTGCTAGTCTTGTCGGTAGCTATAGGATTTGTATTAAATATTGATGCTAATGAGAAACGTGAAGAGATTCTAAGGGAAGTAGAACAAGATGATAATTATTTTTCTGAATCTTATTCAAATGATACAAATGTAATTAATATTAATCAATTTCAATAA
- a CDS encoding RNA polymerase sigma factor translates to MRDIKLDDYEKELVVYAREISFYLQKSGAFKEEADDVSQDVLLKMLESDLILPLNKIRAWMYRTAVRQYIDHYRRQQKYQDILQNHFFNDKTPNKFDFNYYTPVYKAIESLKKHDQMVLDLYYFQNFSVKEISTILHYSTSKVKVDLMRARKKLKRELEKEAYIYEDFN, encoded by the coding sequence GTGAGAGACATAAAACTTGATGATTATGAAAAAGAACTTGTTGTCTATGCAAGAGAAATCAGTTTTTATCTTCAAAAATCGGGTGCTTTTAAAGAAGAGGCTGATGATGTCAGTCAAGACGTGCTTTTAAAAATGTTAGAAAGTGATCTGATTTTACCCTTAAATAAGATAAGAGCTTGGATGTATCGAACTGCTGTAAGACAATATATTGATCATTATAGAAGACAACAAAAATATCAGGATATACTACAAAACCATTTTTTTAATGATAAGACACCAAATAAATTTGATTTTAATTACTATACTCCAGTTTATAAAGCAATAGAAAGTCTCAAAAAACATGATCAAATGGTTTTAGATCTCTATTATTTCCAAAATTTCTCTGTAAAAGAGATCAGTACAATACTCCACTATTCAACAAGTAAAGTAAAAGTTGATTTAATGAGAGCACGAAAAAAATTAAAACGAGAACTTGAAAAGGAAGCTTACATTTATGAAGATTTCAACTAA
- a CDS encoding anti sigma factor C-terminal domain-containing protein produces the protein MKISTNFEEIAKKSKRRSLVKTIIISSLVSIVIIGLLVKAMSYMTSENGNKVKSHYLLMSEIAYPNITSSNWTFQPLSIFTGQFKADRFKNIDGISVPYEKMEANYSLTKSDLTDTNVWLKTGDNDKSEYTQSTNIKSPVFYNPNVNQKNPNNKKKTNDISLLSKMSGKAVEVAVTFDKPYTVDQISKMVPNNLLINWYWIGSKSHYDLSGLTPDNQLGISLQDSKKMSQYDLTLFRENLKSALDKNYLKSEYGTDTTKMTSSSFNLSSDAKEFLKANQSLKTAKFSGVILTGKSENFSTLTGKSWIYASNIGTSVDIQPYHQLTR, from the coding sequence ATGAAGATTTCAACTAATTTTGAAGAAATTGCAAAGAAAAGTAAAAGAAGAAGTTTAGTTAAGACGATTATTATCAGTAGTCTAGTTTCAATTGTTATCATAGGTTTGTTAGTAAAAGCAATGAGCTATATGACGAGTGAGAATGGCAATAAGGTTAAAAGTCATTATTTATTAATGTCTGAAATTGCATATCCCAATATCACGTCAAGTAATTGGACGTTTCAACCATTATCCATTTTTACTGGACAGTTTAAAGCAGATCGTTTTAAAAATATAGATGGTATTTCAGTACCCTACGAAAAGATGGAAGCTAATTATTCTCTGACAAAATCGGATTTAACAGATACAAATGTTTGGCTTAAGACTGGTGACAATGACAAATCTGAGTACACCCAATCAACCAATATCAAATCTCCTGTCTTTTACAATCCAAATGTCAACCAAAAGAATCCTAATAATAAGAAAAAGACAAACGATATTTCATTACTCTCAAAAATGTCAGGTAAAGCAGTAGAAGTAGCTGTTACTTTTGATAAACCCTATACGGTTGATCAAATTTCAAAAATGGTTCCCAATAATTTGTTAATTAATTGGTACTGGATTGGTTCGAAAAGTCATTATGATTTATCAGGTTTAACACCTGATAATCAGTTAGGTATTTCACTACAAGATAGTAAGAAGATGAGTCAGTATGATTTAACATTATTCAGAGAAAATTTAAAATCTGCCTTAGACAAAAACTATTTGAAGAGTGAGTATGGAACAGATACGACAAAAATGACAAGTTCATCGTTTAATCTATCAAGTGACGCTAAAGAATTTTTAAAAGCAAATCAATCGTTAAAAACAGCTAAATTTTCAGGTGTTATTTTAACAGGTAAATCAGAAAACTTCTCAACTTTAACAGGCAAATCATGGATTTATGCCTCAAATATTGGAACTAGTGTCGATATTCAACCTTATCATCAATTAACACGTTAA
- the ppc gene encoding phosphoenolpyruvate carboxylase produces MKLLKGLLDETTKQLIGNETFKQIEDIVALSTSQEYDKLEMAISNLTTKEMDVMSRYFSILPLLINISEDVDLAYEVNYQNNMGQDYLGKLDLTIDLVSEKENPKEILENVTVVPVLTAHPTQVQRKTVLELTSNIHQLLRQYRDVKSGVISRKKWTEDLRRLIEIIMQTDIIREKKLKVKNEITNVMAYYPTSLIPAISKLTSQYKALATEKGISLDNPKPIQMGMWIGGDRDGNPYVTSATLALSATVQSEVILRYYIAKVSKLYRTFSLSTTQTTVSEAVLALADASNDKSIYRENEPYRKAFHLIQEKLELTISSFKETSEFDAQNSHYYQTAEALLNDLTMIKDSLLENGNQAMVSSELEELIQAVRLFGFYLATIDMRQDSSIQEACVHELLASANIVSNYSSLSESEKCAVLIKEITEDPRTLSSTNYPKSDLLKKELAIYQVARDLKDRLGEDVIKQHIISHTESVSDMFELAIMLKEVGLIDKEKARIQIVPLFETIEDLENASTIMREYLQYDVVKRWISSNNNYQEIMLGYSDSNKDGGYLSSGWTLYKAQNELTEIGQEFGIKITFFHGRGGTVGRGGGPSYEAITSQPFGSIKDKIRLTEQGEIIENKYGNKDAAYYNLEMLISATVDRMVTRMITNPDDIDHFRDVMDGIVAKSNLVYRQLVFDNPNFYDYFFEASPIKEVSSLNIGSRPAARKTITEITGLRAIPWVFSWSQNRIMFPGWYGVGSAFKDYIDQDSQNLAKLQQMYQKWPFFHSLLSNVDMVLSKSNMNIAKQYSKLAKNSEVRNVFDIIETEWQLTKKMILQIEQHDDLLEDSPTLKHSLEYRLPYFDVLNYIQIELIKRLRDGKLSETEEKIIHTTINGVATGLRNSG; encoded by the coding sequence GTGAAACTCTTAAAAGGTTTATTGGATGAGACAACTAAACAACTCATTGGTAACGAAACGTTTAAACAAATTGAAGATATTGTAGCCTTATCAACATCTCAAGAGTATGACAAATTAGAAATGGCTATCTCAAATTTGACAACAAAAGAGATGGATGTTATGTCTCGTTACTTTTCAATTTTACCTTTACTAATTAATATTTCTGAAGATGTTGATTTAGCCTATGAAGTTAATTACCAAAATAATATGGGCCAAGATTATTTGGGTAAATTGGATTTGACCATAGACTTAGTTTCTGAAAAAGAAAATCCCAAAGAAATTTTAGAAAATGTTACCGTAGTTCCTGTTTTAACAGCTCACCCTACTCAAGTACAACGTAAGACGGTTTTAGAGTTAACCAGTAATATCCACCAGTTGTTGCGTCAGTATCGTGATGTTAAGTCAGGTGTGATTAGTAGAAAGAAATGGACTGAAGATTTACGTCGTCTCATTGAAATCATCATGCAGACTGATATTATTAGAGAGAAAAAATTGAAAGTCAAAAATGAGATTACTAATGTTATGGCTTACTATCCAACTTCTCTAATTCCAGCTATCTCTAAATTAACAAGTCAATATAAAGCATTAGCAACTGAGAAAGGAATTTCTCTAGACAATCCAAAACCAATCCAGATGGGAATGTGGATTGGTGGTGATAGAGACGGTAATCCTTATGTCACTTCTGCAACACTTGCTTTATCTGCAACAGTTCAAAGTGAAGTTATTCTTCGTTACTACATTGCAAAAGTATCAAAACTTTATCGTACATTCTCTTTATCAACAACACAAACAACGGTAAGTGAAGCAGTTTTAGCATTAGCAGATGCTTCAAATGACAAATCAATTTATCGTGAAAATGAACCCTATCGTAAAGCCTTTCATTTAATTCAAGAAAAGCTTGAACTAACTATTAGTTCATTTAAAGAGACTTCAGAGTTCGATGCTCAAAATAGTCACTATTATCAAACAGCTGAAGCCTTATTAAATGATTTAACAATGATTAAAGACTCGCTGTTAGAAAATGGTAATCAAGCCATGGTGAGTAGTGAGCTTGAAGAACTAATTCAAGCAGTTCGTTTATTTGGTTTTTACTTAGCAACAATTGATATGAGACAAGATTCAAGTATACAAGAAGCTTGTGTTCATGAATTGTTAGCCTCTGCCAATATTGTTTCAAATTATAGTAGTCTCTCAGAGTCTGAGAAATGTGCTGTCCTTATAAAAGAAATTACTGAAGATCCTAGAACACTATCCTCTACGAATTATCCTAAATCAGACCTTTTGAAAAAAGAACTTGCTATTTATCAAGTTGCGCGTGACTTAAAAGACAGACTTGGCGAGGATGTTATCAAGCAACATATTATTTCTCATACTGAAAGTGTTTCAGATATGTTTGAACTTGCAATTATGTTAAAAGAAGTTGGGTTGATTGATAAAGAAAAAGCAAGAATTCAAATAGTACCACTATTTGAAACCATTGAAGATTTAGAGAATGCTTCAACAATCATGCGAGAATATTTACAGTATGATGTTGTTAAAAGATGGATATCATCCAATAATAATTATCAAGAAATTATGCTTGGTTATTCAGATTCAAATAAAGATGGAGGTTATTTATCTTCAGGCTGGACGCTCTATAAAGCTCAAAATGAATTAACTGAAATTGGACAAGAATTTGGCATTAAAATTACATTCTTCCATGGTCGTGGTGGTACAGTTGGCCGTGGTGGAGGTCCATCTTATGAAGCAATCACGTCACAACCATTTGGTTCAATAAAGGATAAAATCAGATTAACGGAGCAGGGCGAAATCATTGAAAATAAATATGGTAACAAGGATGCTGCTTACTATAATCTTGAAATGTTAATATCTGCAACGGTTGATAGAATGGTCACACGAATGATTACTAATCCAGATGATATTGATCATTTCCGTGACGTTATGGACGGAATTGTCGCTAAAAGTAATCTTGTTTATCGACAACTCGTTTTTGATAATCCCAATTTTTATGATTATTTCTTTGAAGCTAGTCCAATTAAAGAAGTTTCAAGTTTAAACATTGGTTCAAGACCAGCAGCTCGTAAAACCATTACAGAGATTACTGGCTTGAGAGCTATCCCATGGGTCTTTTCTTGGTCACAAAATCGTATCATGTTTCCTGGTTGGTATGGTGTTGGGTCAGCATTCAAAGATTATATAGATCAAGATTCCCAAAATCTTGCTAAATTACAACAGATGTATCAGAAATGGCCATTTTTCCATTCATTATTATCAAATGTGGACATGGTCTTATCAAAATCAAATATGAATATTGCAAAACAATATTCAAAATTAGCAAAAAATTCGGAAGTCAGAAACGTTTTTGATATTATTGAAACTGAGTGGCAACTAACTAAAAAAATGATATTACAAATTGAACAACATGATGATCTCTTAGAAGATAGTCCAACACTTAAACATAGTTTGGAGTACCGTCTCCCTTATTTTGACGTGTTAAATTACATTCAAATTGAACTGATTAAACGACTTCGAGATGGCAAATTATCTGAAACAGAAGAAAAAATCATTCATACTACCATTAATGGTGTTGCTACTGGACTAAGAAATTCTGGTTAA